A segment of the uncultured Methanobrevibacter sp. genome:
CCAATTTCTTATTAAATTTAACTGTTTTTAAACAGGATTAAAAGTTCATAACTAACTTTAATCAAAAAATTTTAAATCAACAAAGTTTTTGAAAGAGTCGATTATTGCTGTTGCAATTCCTGTTTCAACTATTGCAATTTTGTTGCAACTTCATTGCAATCCGATTGCAACTGCCAAAATTTTCAGGATGAAATGTGGAATCTGAGTTGCAATTATTGCAATTCTTTTTATATTTAATTGTTCAATATTTTTTAATATATTATAATAAAATTGAACAATTGTAATTTTAAGAAAGTTAAATTTAACGTCAGAGAGAAATTGCAATTTAGTTGCAATTTTCCATACATGAATTGCAATTTTGTTGCAATTAATTGCAATTTTCAAAATCCCAAATATCGATAATTGCAATTTTGACCCCATTTTCCTTGAAGTTGCAATTCATTATTTTGGTGTTGCAATTATTGCAATTGTGAATGTATGCACGAATGTATATAAATTATTGTACTACATAGCGAAAGTGCAGTATGTCAAGTGGCACATCAGTATGTCCAGACTACCCCCTATTTTCGCAAAATTGCAATACTGTAATATAATACATATATTGTAGTACAAGTATCATAATAATTAATCGTTTCTGCAAGCAAACAGCATACCTGGAAAAATGCCAGTTGCCGTTTCTTTTTTTCTCAAAATCTCAAAATTAAACAATTTTCAAGTTTTTGTGACGTTGTTCAAAAGTTGCAATTTTCAAAATAGTGTTGCAATTCCAGTTGCAACTGTTGCAATTTCTGTTGCAATAAAATTGCAATTAATTGCAATACCTATAAAATATAGTTGTGATAAAAATATGTATGTTAAGGATTTAGGTGAAATAGGATGGATGAAAAAACTCTTGAAAAAACAGACAAAGCTATTGGCAGGGAATTTGAAGTTAAGAAAAATACCGCCAATGCAAATAGGATTGGATTTCCAAATTCTGTTTTTGGAATTGGTGAAAAAGTCTATGTAATCTCTGAAGCTGAACACTTTGACTTAATGAAGCAATTAGATGAGATAGATGACTATAAAGCTAGAATCAAAGAACTTGAAGCTGACATTAACGATGAAGATTTGAAAGGTGAACTTCAGGAAAAAGATGCAATGATTTCAAATCTAAAAGCTAGAGTTGATAATCTTGGAAAAGAACTTGAAGATGCTAAAGCTCAGCCTAAAGTCTATGATAAAGATGAAATGGAAAAATTAAAAGAAGATCTTGAAGCTGCTAAGAGTCAAGAGAAGTATTGGAAAAATTCCTTTGAAGAAATGATTGGATCTTCAGATGACCTTGCAGCCAGAAATGAAGAATTGATTAAAGAAAACGATCAATTGAAAGATGCCAATAACAAGATCAATGAAACCAATAAATTGTTAAATGATAATATCATTGGTTTAAATGCTAGCTTTAAAGAAACTAAAAGCGAACTCCAATCCAGTTTCGACACAAAAGAAAAAGATTTAAGAGAAACCATTGAAAAACAACAAACACATATAGATGAATTAACAGAAAAAGTTCAATCTCTATCAATCCTTAAAGATTATATCTCACCTAAAGAACATTTTGAAGCACTTGAAGAACTTAAAGATAAAATTAAAGAAGTTGAAGTTGAACTCGACAAAACAAAAGCTGAAGTTGATATGAAACTTGCAACTCAGAAATCTGAAATTGATGTAAAGAATACTGAAGAAAAAGCACAAATGCTTTTAGCATATACTCAAGAATTAAATGCTCATAAATTGAAATATAATGAACTTGCAAAAGATTATAACCATTTACTTGGAGATGCAAGCTCATTATCAAGAACAAGTGTATTATTTAGTGGTAGGCACAAAACTATTGTTAAAGATAAAGAACCTGTAGAACTCGAAGAGATAGAGGTGGAAAAAGAACCTACAGAAACAATAGAATATGTACCTAAAGACCACGTTACCTTAATTTAACATTAACACTAACAATAGCTCATCCATTAATTTGGATGTGTTAATTTTATTTTCCTCGCCTATTTCATATTCAATAATGGAACCAACTATTTTGTCCAGAGATCTGTCCTGAATAGCTGAGAGGACTCTTAATTTTATGTGAGTTTCAGAAGTTACTTTAACGTTAATCCTTTTTCTAGGCCTGCCTTTTTTCAAAATCTTATCGTTAAGGTCGTAAGTGGAATTATCGGCATCTTCTTTTTTTAACCAGTCGAATCCTTCCTCAAACTCTTCAGCATTCTCAAATGCTCTTTTCACGTAATCAACAATATCTAATTCCTCGACTTTATTTTCCACAATAGCTGTAGCTATCTTTTCTAATGATGTATCTTTAGATGCTGCAATTACTTTTAACTTCTTGTGAGTATTTGGAAATATTTTAACAGTTATCTGTTTCTTAGGATTTTCAATATCGTCAATGTAGTCTTTTTTGAGCTCTTTGATATTGTTTTCTCTTTCCAGTTGTTTTGCTATTATTGCTTCATATTTTTCGTCATCCATGTTAATTTCCTCCTGAAGATTTTTTTCTAAATGTAGTTACTTTAATAATGTAATTACATTAATAGTGTTATTACATAATATGTTGTTGGTGATATATAAAGATTGTTGTCAATTCATAATAAGCTGTCCAACTCTGTTGGACAGGTTGCGACGGAACGAAGTGAGTCGCAATAGGTATATACTGAAGAATTAGATGTTGGTTGGGATAAAGCAACATTAACATTAACGTTTGATATTTCATTACTGGAAAAATAATTCTTTTACTGGAATGAATATTCTATGTTTTTGATAAGATATTTTTAATGTATCATCAATAGCTGTTAGATTTAATGGTGCAACATTAACATTAACGGAAGGGGTATTGGATTTGAATTTGTATTTTAACCCCCGATATATATGCACGAGTTTTAAAAAGTAGATTTCCATTAGTTAATGGTTGGCGTTAATGTCACGGTTATGGATCCATTCACGATGTTTTCCAATTGCAACATTAACAATAACATCAATAAGATCAAGTTCATCATTCTGTTTGAAATAGTATTGTGCAGGTCCTTCCAGCATCTGTCTTAAATCATAGAATGGTTTTGGTTTAATTGCATCTGGATGCATTAATCCATAGTTTTTCAATAGCTTGATGTTTTCAGTTTCGTATTTCTCTAATTTGGACTTCTGAACTTTAGTAGCTACTGTCTTTTCTTTTTTATCAAATATTTTAGCTATTTGAGATGAATCAATTAATATGCTAGATTCAATTAACAGCAATTGTATTTCTTTACCTTTGACTGTTATTGTTGCTGCATATGAATTTTCATTATCTAAAAATAATTTCATTTTATAGCCTCTACTATATATTATAGCTATTACCCGTTTATATTTTTTTAGAAATAGGTAGCGGGGAGAGGGTGATTATCCCCGCAGTTAAGGAATTTGGAGTCATTAAACTCTTAGCAGAAGATGTAGTGAAGAAAACAATTCAAAACTCCACTATATCAACCTGAGATAGTAATATTCTTTTCCCCCTACACGCATCTCTTAACGAAAGGGCAAATATTCAGGAGATTAAATTATGGCGTTTATGCTCTGAAATTACCTTTGATTATTCTATTTGGTGCGTTCATTAACACACCGACGGAGGAAAGTATGAATAGCTTTGTATACATAGGTAATTCATCACGAATGTCTTTTCTCATAAATTCAATTAATGGATAGAAATCGTACATCTCACCGTCAGGACCTAAAGGTGCAACGGTTGTTCCTGTAGTCCTGGAGTATAACAATTTCATTCCTGGATTAATGTAGTCCATACCAATATAGGTTTTATCACCCATTTCAGAACCACCATCACAGACAGCAGTTCCAAGGATATCAATATTATCAACACCGTAATAGCTTTTGATTAATTCTACCGGTTCAACTTGTCTATTGCTTGAAAATATATCTGATTTTAAAGTTGTTAATGATTTGTAGCTTACGGCCATACTGTTTAAGTTGGCATAGCTTCCGGCTGATTCTTTGAATTTTTCCTGAGCTTTGAGGATGGTCATACCGGTATCATCACTTGATTCAAAATCATATGTGGCAACTTTGGATGAGTTTTCAATCATGTCAATAGCTGCCTTTTCAATACTTCGGCCGATAAGAATACCTACATCCTGAAGCATGTCATTAACGGAGATTAAATTGGAATCAAGCATTTGAGCGGAAACGTTTAATACTCCACCGATAGTGTCAATGGAGATAGTTTCACTGATTGGTTTTCTCACGTTTAATTCCTGAAGGGTAGCACCTGGAGCAATGTCTTTAGCCTCTCCAAGCACGCCAGATTGAATAGCTTCCTCTATATTGACTCTTTGAGACATATAGGTATAGTATTGTGAATTTTCTTCTATCTCTTGCTTTGGAAGTAATCTGGTGAATTTCATCCATTTGGCTGAAGTGTCAGCAACAATTTGAGCCATTACTTCGTTTTGTACTTTAACATCATTTCCTTTTGTTATCATTTAGCGTATCCCTCCTATGGCCTGCAAGTACCTCTCAAAGCAAGTCCAGGTTTATTTAATAATATTCCTACTTTTGATTGTATAAATAATTTTGTATATTGAGGTAATTCATCGTAAATGTCTTTTCTCATTATTTCAATGAGCGGATAGAAGTCTGCAATGTTCTCGTCACTTGTAATAGGTGCAACAGTAGTTCCTGAAGATTTGGAGTACAATACTGTTAACGGTGCATTACGAAGATCAAATCCGATATAGTCCTTGTCACCTATTAATGATCCGCCGTCAGCTTGGGTTGTTCCTAAAAGATCGATATTATCAATACCGTAATATTCTTTAATATCTTCTACAGGCTGAACCAATTTATTTGAAGCGTAAGCTAATTGTTTAACATAGCTTAAAGTTTTGTATGACTCAGCCATTATTGTTAAGTCAGCGCCAGCACCAGCGTTACCTTTGAATGCTTCCTGTGCTTTGATAACAAATTTACCGTAAGCATCCATAGTATCCTGAGTTTCACTTGTATTATAGATAGGAACGTTTGGAGAGCTTGTTATGGTATCGTAAATGTTAAATTCAATACGATTAGCAATAACAGTAGCTACATCACCTAATAAATCTTCAAATGAAACAATATCACTGTCGAATACATCTTTATTAACGTTAAGGACACCACCAACAGTATCAATGGAAATAGTGTCTGTTACTGGTTTTCTAATGTTGAGTTCTTGTAAAGATGCACCAGGAGCAATGTCTTTAGCCTCACCAAGAAGACCTTTTTTAATAGCTTCATCAAGATTAATGTTTTGTCTAAAGTAAGTATAATAATCAGAGTTCTCTTTAATCTCTTGTTTAGGAAACAATCTAGCTAACTTCAATCTTTTTGCAGTTTCATCAGTAATAGTTTGAGCTATTACCTCATTTTGAACTTTGGTATTATTTCCTTTTGTAATCATTCATTATCACCTTATGTTTGGCCTGTGGTTCCAATATCGTATGGCCTGAATACTTCAATGTATTTGTAATCGTCAGAACTAGCTACAGGGTGCATTGCAATATATTCACCGTCTTCAGATTTAATAGCTCCAGTACTGCTTAAAGCTATTTTATCATTAACGGCAATGTTTGATAATCCACTAGCTAATTTTAATCTGAATAAATGGCCTAATACAAGAATGGATGTTTTTCTTTTACCACCAGTCATGGTAACTGGATCGTTAACTGCAATACCTAAAATAATTTCGCCTTCAGCTGCGGTGTATTTTTTAACTGTAGGTTTTCCAATGTCTGAGTTAGCTGATAATGTTACAGCGTCATCAACTTTGATTTTATTGCCTGCATACTCATATCCTGGTGTTTCTCCAGTTGGAGTTGTTACAGTAGTTGCAGTAATTGTACCTTCATCTAATAAGAAAGTTGTAACTTCTTTTCTTTCTTCAAGTAAAACAATTGTATCTGGCATTATTATTAGTCCTCCACTTATATTAAATATTATATAATTTATTATTTATGTTATATAAATATCTCTATATAATGGCTACTTTTTTTAATTTTGCGTGGAGATTAACATTAACATTAACGATTGACATTAACGGTTTAAAAATAGAATAGCTAAAGGATAGAATAGAAATAAGCCAAAAATAGTTGTTAAGGATAATTAGTGAAATTTAAATGACTTATTTCTATGGAAAACAAAAAGTCGGAATGATTTGCTTTCAATAATATATATGTTAATGATACTATAAATTATTTTCATCAGCAATAATAGCCTGCTCAGCCTCACCACTTTCAATCATGCCAATGGCCATATCAAATTCCCTTTTAATATCGCTGATTAGTCTTATTTCAGAATCCCAAACCTCATTTTCATGTTCTCGCGTAATGCCCCAGATACCTGCATCTAATTCGCCTTCAATTAAATCTTCAGCAAGTAACTCTTCATAAATTGAAAAGTATTTGACCTGAATCTCTTCACGTAATTTCTTTAGCTGCTCATAATCATTAATGAGATCTTCAACCTGAAGTTTATGTAATTTGAATCTGGCATGGTCATACATTAGCTTCATTTTTCTAAAGCTATCAAGAACTTCCTTTTCATCAACATCAAGTTCATCATATTTTTTTATTCTATCGTTATTCATAATAATCACTATGTATTATATGAATAAACGATTATAAATGCTTTTTGATATAAGTCCAAGGCAATATTGCCCTCACCTTGTAATTTTACCGACTTAGAGCAATATTTATATGAAAAGGTAATTATTATAAAAAAATAGATTAATCAGCATTAATGTTTTTAACTAGCTCATCCCCTTTGGGAGTTAGTCTATATAGTCTACCCTTTCTAACTTCCGGATTAATACATTCAACTAGTTCATGAGCTTTTAATTCAGATAAAACTTTTGAAATATGGTTTTGTCTAATTTCTGAATCTTTAGCTATTTGAGAAGGAATCTTTACATCATCTTCTAAAGCTTTCATTACTTTTTTCCTATATTTGGATATTTCTACATAGCTAATTTCTTTTAACATTTCATCTGATATTTCCATATATGATCACTTTATTCTATGTTAAATGTAGTAATTAGTTTATTTCTAAAAAAGTCGGATAAATCATCTTCTAAATTTAAAATATAATTAACATCTTTTGCTTCTTTAACTTCATCGTATAATCCATATTTTTTTCCAAGGTCTAAAATAAAATTACAATATTCTTCTGAAAAGAATTCTCCAGTGTCGGAATTTCTTTTACTTAATTCATTAGAAGCACCAAATTTTTCAAAGAAATTAATAATATCATCTACTATTGAATTTTGATTATTATCATCCATTATTTCATTCCTTATATACTCACTTATTAATAATTTAATAATTAATTAGATTTATATCTTACCGAACACAAAACTACATTCAAAAGCCCCATATAGACTGTGAAGATATATGTCAAATTATCATTTTTTTCATAAAAAGGATTTGGAAAGAATTCTTGATGAATGCCTCAATAAAACATTAGGTGAAGTTGATTCTAATAATATTTTTGATAGGACAAAGATACATCCTAAGATTACAGGAATAGCTGGAGATGTTATTGAACAATCTGTATTAGGTTATCCTCCAGATACTAGACAAGAACCTGATTTGGATGTTGATGGTGTTAAAGTAGAATTAAAGACAACTGGTATTAAATATAAAAAGAATAAAACCGAATTTGTTGCTAAAGAACCTATGAGCATTACTGCCGTTTCACCAGATGTTATTGTTGATGAAACTTTTGATGATTCAAATTTCTGGCATAAACTAGCTCACTTATTATTTGTTTATTATTTATATGATTCACCAACTACCGTTAAAGCAGCAGGGTATGCAAACTTTCCAATTAAGGGATATCAATTTTATGAATTCAATTCTGAAGACACAGAGATATTAAAAAATGACTGGACTATAGTTAGAAACTTTATAAGATACTTACAGGATGAATTTGATAATTATGAAGATGAATATCCAAGGATATCCTATGAATTACGACCAAAGTTAATGTATATTGATACTGCTCCTAAATGGCCGCATAAACCTAGATTTAGATTAAAGAGAACTGTTGTATCTTCAATTATACAAGATCACTTTGGTGAAACTCTCGAACAACTACCTAAAACATATACATCTTATTCTGAAATTGATGAAACCTGTCACAACTTAACAGAACAATATAAAGGAAAATCAATTCAGGAACTTATTGATTTATTGAATATTAATGTTAAAACCGTTAATAAGTCTATTGGTGAACAGATTATTGTTAAGATGTTTGGTGGAACCTCTAAAAAAATGCAAGGCATAAAATTATTTAGTAAATTAGGTATTATGGGTAAAACATTAACATTAACGGAAAGAGGATTAAGAAAAGAAGATATGAAGCTATTCACTATTGATTTTAGCGAGTTTAGTGAAGATATTGAATTCGAAGAATCACAATCTTATGATTACTTCGCTAATAATCGATTTTTATGCATAATATTCCAAAGACCTCATGCTAAAGCAAAATGGAATGAAAATAACTTTTTAGGATTTAAAATGATCACGTTTGATGAAGAATTCATTGAAAATGATGTTCGTAAAACTTGGGAAAGAATTAAAGATCTTGTTGTTAATGATAAATTAGAGGATGTTATTGTCCTGGACAAAAATGGACAACCACGTAAAAATAGAAGTGGAAATATTATGAGTGCCCCTAATTTCCCTAAGAGTTCAGAAGGAAATGTTTTTGTTAGAGGAACTAGTTCAACATCAGACGTCAAACCATTGACATTAAATGGAATTAAAATGTATAGACAACAAATGTGGGTCAAAGGACTTTATATTGTTGAAAAATTAGATAGTGAAGATTATATTTAAGATAATAGCTAATCTTCCTGTTCAACGATTTTTTCTAAATGTTTTCCTAGCTTTTGAACAATACCAACAACTAAAGCATTACCCATCATGAAATATCTTCTTCTTTCGGTCATGGCTTTAGATTCAACGTTAGTCCAGTTATCTGGGAACATTTGAATCCTTTCAGTTTCAACAGGAGTTAATGTTCTATATATATCATTTTCCTCATCAACGCCAATTATATGGGAACTTCTATTTGTTGTGCTTTCACTAGTAAGCATTGTTCTTGCAGGAACATCTAATTTATCTGGAAATGCAATAGCTCCTTCAGAATAACAATAAGTTTCACCGTTTGGTTTTTTCCTTTCAATTCTTTTAGAACCTTTTAGATATTTCCATTTTTCAAGTTTTTCAGGAGATATAATATATTTTTCATCAACATTATTTTCAAGAATATCTCCCAATGTTTTATATTCACCAAAGTAATTAGGTTCAACTTTATATGTATGAATGTCTCCATTAATCATGCATCCGGCATTCAGGAATGGAAATTTAAATTCTTCGCTGATGTAAACGATGTCTTCATATTTAGATATGTTTTCATTGTCATCACCTAATTCAGCATCGCTTATTGGGAAAGTTGATGCGAAAATACCCTCATTATAGATAATTTGTTTTGCTGGAATATTAACCATCTTTTTAAAATAATTTGTAGATTCATGATATGCGAAAATAAATACTCTCCTCCTTCTTTGAGGAAAACCATATTCTGCTGCATTAATTACTCTCCATTCAACAGCATAACCATTATCAAGAAATGACCTTAACATTACTCCAAAGTCACGGCCTCTTTGAGTTGAAGGTGATTTAAGTAATCTATCTACATTTTCAAGTAAAACGAATGAAGGAGTTCTAGCTTCTAAAACTTTAGCTATATCCCACCATAATACACCTTTCTTGCCTTCAATACCTTTTTCATTTGATAAAGACCTTGCTACAGAATAATCTTGACATGGAAATCCGCCAACTAAAAGAGTATGTTCTGGAATTATATCTATCTCATTAGTAGTGATTTCATTAATATCTTTACATACATGATTATCAGATTCGCCGAATCTTTCACAATAACAATCAAATGCAGCTTGTGTTTTAGTGGATGGTTCCCATTGATTAGCCCAAACGAA
Coding sequences within it:
- a CDS encoding winged helix DNA-binding protein, with the translated sequence MEISDEMLKEISYVEISKYRKKVMKALEDDVKIPSQIAKDSEIRQNHISKVLSELKAHELVECINPEVRKGRLYRLTPKGDELVKNINAD
- a CDS encoding MutH/Sau3AI family endonuclease, producing the protein MSNYHFFHKKDLERILDECLNKTLGEVDSNNIFDRTKIHPKITGIAGDVIEQSVLGYPPDTRQEPDLDVDGVKVELKTTGIKYKKNKTEFVAKEPMSITAVSPDVIVDETFDDSNFWHKLAHLLFVYYLYDSPTTVKAAGYANFPIKGYQFYEFNSEDTEILKNDWTIVRNFIRYLQDEFDNYEDEYPRISYELRPKLMYIDTAPKWPHKPRFRLKRTVVSSIIQDHFGETLEQLPKTYTSYSEIDETCHNLTEQYKGKSIQELIDLLNINVKTVNKSIGEQIIVKMFGGTSKKMQGIKLFSKLGIMGKTLTLTERGLRKEDMKLFTIDFSEFSEDIEFEESQSYDYFANNRFLCIIFQRPHAKAKWNENNFLGFKMITFDEEFIENDVRKTWERIKDLVVNDKLEDVIVLDKNGQPRKNRSGNIMSAPNFPKSSEGNVFVRGTSSTSDVKPLTLNGIKMYRQQMWVKGLYIVEKLDSEDYI
- a CDS encoding DNA cytosine methyltransferase; the encoded protein is MDKTVVELFAGVGGFRCGFNEVTFDGNEVTEKPNWDFVWANQWEPSTKTQAAFDCYCERFGESDNHVCKDINEITTNEIDIIPEHTLLVGGFPCQDYSVARSLSNEKGIEGKKGVLWWDIAKVLEARTPSFVLLENVDRLLKSPSTQRGRDFGVMLRSFLDNGYAVEWRVINAAEYGFPQRRRRVFIFAYHESTNYFKKMVNIPAKQIIYNEGIFASTFPISDAELGDDNENISKYEDIVYISEEFKFPFLNAGCMINGDIHTYKVEPNYFGEYKTLGDILENNVDEKYIISPEKLEKWKYLKGSKRIERKKPNGETYCYSEGAIAFPDKLDVPARTMLTSESTTNRSSHIIGVDEENDIYRTLTPVETERIQMFPDNWTNVESKAMTERRRYFMMGNALVVGIVQKLGKHLEKIVEQED